ATAAAGCCATACTCGAGTTCAATAATCTTATTGTAACAATAGATAATAATACTATATACTCTAAAATAAATAACGAAAACGATATAGAGATTATAATAGACATAGTGAAACTTTATCATCGATGGAAATTATGTCTAGGATGCAGATCATGTGAATACAATTGTCCTAAAAATGTATTTAAAGTTGATGAAAAGAATGGCATTAGAAGACCTCGGGTAAGCAACCCTAGAGAATGCCTTGGATGTAAATTCTGTTTATATAACTGTCCTATATCAGATATGTATATAGAGCATATTATAGCCCCTCTAATTATGAATGACTATGAAGCATGGAGACGAGAAACAAGGGTACACCATGACGAAATACTCGATAGAATACGAGCATATGTCAAAGCTAATATAAAAATAGAGAATAGATCTGTAGAGAATAGATATCTAGATGAAGATAAATTAGATATTAATGCTTTTCTAAATCTCTAGAAATCCTTTAAGGGTTTAAAACCATATACTTACTGAGAGTGGCTATAGATATGGCATCACCTAAATTCCTTGAAGAAGCGAGTAAAAGTGTTAAGCCAATATATGCACAAGGATTCTTCTTTGTTGGTTGTAATTATATAGCCTACTATATAGTGTATGACTATGATGACCCTCTAAACTATTACTATACAGTAGTACAGAACGAGAAATTATTCAACGAAGAAATATCAAAGATTTGGGCTAATATGCAAGAGTTTCTAGACCAAGAGATAGTGAAAGTAAATAACGTAAGAGTTAATCCCCGCGTAGTTATGATTGATATTGGTTTTCGTGATTCTAAGAGAAGACCTTTTATAGTATTTGCAATACGTTTTAATGCGCCATTGAAGAAGGGTAGAAATATATATGAAAATCGTTATGAGCCAGAAATTGCGGAGTATGATTATGTTGCTTATTGGATATTTCCACCAGGTTCAAAGATTATAAAAGTTGATATGGGAGAAGGAGAAGAGTCGTGGGATATCGTCGGTAAAAATATTTTAGCAATATATGGCTTCAAGGGCAAGAAGTCAGGGGGCTATGAATATATAGAATTTGATTTACCTATAGATGGGATAGATAATACTGATTGAGATGAATAATATGACCATAGAGAATAGACTGTATAGTGATATAATTATTGATAGTACTATACGTATACGTATTATAAGAAAGATAATCCACCTCGTCTTCTCCCTACTCCTATTAATACCATTAACCCCAATATACATAGAGATAGCTCTAAAGGTTAATCCAGTTATTGATCCAACATTATTTGCATATACAGTTATAGCAATGATTAGTGCTATTATTAACAGTATACAGATAAAGTTTCCATTACTAAAGGAATATTTTCTTCAATCAGCAAGAGAGAGTAGAAAGAAGGCGTTAGAGGGTATCAATAGAGTTGTAGAGGCTAAGAATGTATCTCTATTTATAGAAGAGATAGATAAAGTATTGATGAAATATGAGGAAAAATTTCTCGAATTTTTGAATAGTATTGAAAGAGACTATGAAAAAAGATATGGATACATATGTATAACATTTGCATTAATCTCCACAGCCCTTGGATATGCATTATTTAGGAACTCCATTATCT
Above is a genomic segment from Ignisphaera aggregans DSM 17230 containing:
- a CDS encoding conserved hypothetical protein (KEGG: hbu:Hbut_0244 hypothetical protein~SPTR: A2BJF5 Conserved crenarchaeal protein), coding for MASPKFLEEASKSVKPIYAQGFFFVGCNYIAYYIVYDYDDPLNYYYTVVQNEKLFNEEISKIWANMQEFLDQEIVKVNNVRVNPRVVMIDIGFRDSKRRPFIVFAIRFNAPLKKGRNIYENRYEPEIAEYDYVAYWIFPPGSKIIKVDMGEGEESWDIVGKNILAIYGFKGKKSGGYEYIEFDLPIDGIDNTD
- a CDS encoding conserved hypothetical protein (KEGG: cma:Cmaq_1728 hypothetical protein~SPTR: A8MAH4 Putative uncharacterized protein), giving the protein MTIENRLYSDIIIDSTIRIRIIRKIIHLVFSLLLLIPLTPIYIEIALKVNPVIDPTLFAYTVIAMISAIINSIQIKFPLLKEYFLQSARESRKKALEGINRVVEAKNVSLFIEEIDKVLMKYEEKFLEFLNSIERDYEKRYGYICITFALISTALGYALFRNSIIYGILSLAFIDSFTTIFTELTRNRSRMILKHTLLSILISFILFTLILLIFIDIEKALILSLSAIIIELISPEDNLTLPFFVAYIAYLIGL